In Phycodurus eques isolate BA_2022a unplaced genomic scaffold, UOR_Pequ_1.1 contig_25, whole genome shotgun sequence, one genomic interval encodes:
- the LOC133398208 gene encoding gastrula zinc finger protein XlCGF52.1-like — protein sequence MRAGRTAEYDEELWGPKEEKEPRGQRGQRGQRPDAAFDLQPRIVLRRADISGSLCTKQLEPEPPHIKEEVEEEDITELPSTGVPWKREAESHTEESREAEPPSSSSSPHMTREGGGDHCGGSPADGLIAPLSDSDDLTSHSSDYDEDEQSESDMTCHTDKKQWVCSQCGKTFAYRSRLKRHKRTHTGEKPFTCSICSKRFSQKEHLRSHTSTHTGEKPLACSVCGQRFSHKGSLKIHTSTHTGQKPFPCSVCSQRFTQKGDLKKHTRTHTGEKPFFCSVCGQRFSVKGTLNTHTRTHTGEKPFACSVCGQRFSHKGTIKIHTRTHTGEKPFACSVCGQRFSHRGSLRIHTRTHTGEKPFACAVCGQRFSVKESLKRHTRAHAGEKPFACSVCGQRFSLKANLKTHIRIHR from the exons ATGCGTGCGGGGAGGACAGCGGAGTACGACGAGGAACTTTGGGGCCCgaaggaggagaaggagccacgAGGTCAACGAGGTCAACGAGGTCAACGACCGGACGCCGCGTTCGATCTGCAGCCGCGAATTGTGCTCCGCAGAGCAG acatcagtGGAAGTCTTTGTACTAAGCAGCTGGAGCCAGAGCcacctcacattaaagaggaggtggaggaggaggacatcACCGAGTTGCCATCCACTGGTGTCCCTTGGAAGAGGGAAGCTGAAAGTCACACTGAGGAGAGCAGAGAggcggagcctccaagcagcagctcaagtccaCACATGACAAGAGAGGGGggtggagaccactgtggaggatcaccaGCAGACGGCCTCATCGCGCCATTATCAGATAGCGATGACCTGACGTCACACTCTTCTGACTATGATGAGGATGAACAGTCTGAaagtgatatgacatgtcacactgacaagAAACAATGGGTATGTTCccagtgtgggaaaacatttgcttATCGTAGCCGTTTGAAACGacacaaaagaacacacacGGGTGAGAAACCTTTCACCTGCTCAATTTGTAGTAAACGATTTTCTCAGAAAGAACACTTAAGAAGTCACACAAGTactcacactggtgagaaaccgcTCGCCTGCTCAGTCTGCGGTCAAAGGTTTTCTCATAAGGGAAGcctgaaaatacacacaagcacCCATACTGGACAGAAACCTTTTCCCTGCTCAGTTTGtagtcaaagattcactcagaagggagacttaaaaaaacacacaagaacccacactggagagaaaccctttttctgctcagtttgtgggcaaagATTCTCTGTAAAAGGAaccttaaacacacacacaagaacgcacaccggagagaaaccttttgcctgctcagtttgtggccaaagattctctcataaGGGAaccattaaaatacacacaagaacccacactggtgagaaaccttttgcctgctcagtttgtggtcaaagattctctcatagGGGAAGCTTaagaatacacacaagaacccataccggagagaaaccttttgcctgcgcagtttgtggtcaaagattctctgttaAGGAGAGCTTAAAGCGACACACAAGAGCGCACGCTGGAGAGAAACCGTTTGCCTGCtcggtttgtggtcaaagattctccttAAAGGCAAACTTGAAAACACACATAAGAATTCACAGGTGA
- the LOC133398202 gene encoding zinc finger protein OZF-like, translating into MFARRTAEFEEEVCGATDEEEPQRQRPDAVFNLHPRVVPHRADVRENLHPERQRSVSPHEKEEEDNGEVRPIKEEEEAFRPIKEEEREQIIKVPLTGVPLKSEDGGQSEEGRGAEPPSSSSSQHMATEGDGGSPADGLLAPLSDSDDMLSLSPHTDDDDDDVDEQSGCGIRCHAANKRWKCSQCRKTFASKSNFKQHIKIHTGEKDFVCSVCGQRFSVKGSLKKHTRTHTGEKPFACSVCDQRFSVKENLKKHTRTHTGEKPFACSVCGQRFSDKSNLTIHTRTHTGEKPFSCSFCGQRFTQKAHLKIHTRTHTGEKPFSCSVCGKKFSRKGHLTTHSMTHTGEKPFSCSLCDQRFTQKGTLKIHTRTHTGEKPFSCSACGLKFSDKGTLTIHARTHTGEKPFPCPVCGKRFSLKYLAKNHKCVGENSSDR; encoded by the exons ATGTTTGCGAGGAGGACAGCAGAGTTCGAGGAGGAAGTTTGCGGAGCAACAGACGAGGAGGAGCCGCAGCGTCAGCGACCGGACGCGGTGTTCAATCTGCACCCTCGAGTTGTGCCACACAGAGCAG ACGTCCGTGAAAATCTTCATCCAGAGCGGCAGCGGTCGGTGTCCCCTCACgagaaagaagaggaggacAACGGAGAGGTTCGAcccatcaaagaggaagaggaagcgtTCCGAcccattaaagaggaagagcggGAGCAAATCATCAAGGTTCCAttgactggtgtccctttgaagagtgaagatggaGGCCAAAGTGAGGAGGGAcgaggggcggagcctccaagcagcagctcgaGTCAACACATGGCAACGGAAGGTGACGGAGGATCACCAGCAGACGGCCTCTTGGCGCCATTATCGGACAGCGACGACATGTTGTCGCTCTCGCCTCACactgacgacgacgacgacgacgttgATGAACAGTCGGGATGCGGGATAAGATGTCACGCTGCCAACAAACGCTGGAAATGTTCGCAATGTAGGAAAACCTTTGCTTCGAAGAGCAATTTCAAACAacacataaaaatacacacgGGGGAGAAAGATTTCGTCTGCtcggtttgtggtcaaagattctctgtgaagggaagcttaaaaaaacatacaagaacCCACACCGGCGAGAAACCTTTCGCCTGCTCCGTTTGCGATCAAAGATTCTCCGTAaaggaaaacttaaaaaaacatacaagaacccacaccggcgagaaaccttttgcgTGCTccgtttgcggtcaaagattctccgATAAGAGCAACTTAACGatacacacacgaacacacactggagagaaacctttctcCTGCTCattttgcggtcaaagattcactcagaaggcaCACTTAAAAATCCACACACGAActcacactggggagaaaccgtttTCCTGCTCGGTTTGTGGTAAAAAATTCTCTCGGAAGGGACATTTGACAACACATTCAATgacgcacactggagaaaaacctttttcctgctcactTTGTgatcaaagattcactcagaagggaaccttaaaaatccacacaaggacccacactggcgagaaacctttttcctgctcagctTGTGGTCTAAAATTCTCTGACAAGGGAACCTTGACAATccacgcaagaacacacactggagagaaaccctttCCCTGCCCAGTTTGTGGAAAAAGGTTCTCTCTTAAGTATCTGGCAAAGAATCACAAGTGTGTTGGGGAGAATAGCAGCGATCGGTGA